In a single window of the Candidatus Hinthialibacter antarcticus genome:
- a CDS encoding acetylxylan esterase: MYRNKYFIVAFPLLMIFAQLPSIGSEYLPRIDQRAEQTRTNQDFYTFTEFKSKYEWLQHKLDLKDNLRVSLGCFPWPEKTPLNVKIFDRIEGDGYSVEKAYFESLPGVYVTGNLYRPIGKPAPYPGIICPHGHAQEGRLTNSGEFSIPGRSINLARMGCVVFAYDMIGYVDSKQISHTFSGPSEWLWGLSLHGLQFWNSVRAVDFLQSLDGVDPDRIGCTGASGGGTQTYGLTALDERIKVSVPVNMISSHFQGGCLCENGPSLRLHSFNVEYGAMAAPRPLLMVSATGDWTDETLRVEYPAVKSIYSLYEAEDKVKTVQIDAPHNYNQQSREHVYAWFDRWFFDGDSDRLDETPFEVDTEALKIFPNGLADYPDNAIDENGLREYWIQESKSQLQQAYPNSELQLRTLKRRGATILTHAMGAQTPPANEIVVERIEREKTDTRMIERIAIGRRGVGERIDAWFAWPQDGKHLKDAVLILSDLPFESFNSDSDPLLKGLLDSGRAVMIANVYKPNALKPTRSPEEVSHFYTYNPSDTALRVQDSLTCLSYLESRADIDKISLVGIGNAGLWSLLAGVLHDGVDAIIANVSQFDLDSDEAYLQRLFVPHIQRAGGLQMAQAVIAPRPLFIHNTGEAFQTKWAKDAYNTLGKTDALKTQTQLAGNEEMLNWLLQN; this comes from the coding sequence ATGTATAGAAATAAATATTTCATTGTCGCCTTTCCCCTCCTAATGATTTTTGCCCAATTACCGTCAATTGGATCAGAATATCTTCCCAGAATAGATCAACGAGCGGAGCAAACCCGCACAAATCAAGATTTTTATACCTTCACCGAATTTAAATCAAAATATGAGTGGCTTCAACACAAACTAGACCTTAAAGACAATCTCCGCGTTTCGCTTGGTTGTTTTCCCTGGCCAGAAAAGACGCCGCTGAACGTAAAAATTTTTGACCGGATCGAAGGCGACGGCTATAGCGTTGAAAAAGCGTATTTCGAAAGTTTGCCCGGCGTGTATGTCACAGGAAACTTATATCGCCCTATTGGAAAACCCGCACCATATCCCGGAATTATTTGTCCGCACGGACATGCGCAAGAAGGCCGCCTGACAAACAGCGGTGAATTTTCAATTCCAGGGCGTAGCATCAATCTCGCCCGCATGGGGTGCGTCGTATTTGCGTACGACATGATCGGCTATGTGGACAGCAAGCAAATCAGCCATACTTTCAGCGGACCAAGCGAATGGCTGTGGGGACTCTCGCTGCATGGCCTGCAATTTTGGAACAGCGTCCGCGCTGTTGATTTTCTTCAATCATTAGACGGCGTAGACCCCGACCGCATCGGTTGCACTGGCGCGTCCGGCGGCGGGACGCAAACCTATGGACTCACAGCCCTCGATGAACGGATCAAAGTTTCGGTTCCGGTCAATATGATTTCATCCCATTTTCAGGGCGGCTGTTTGTGTGAAAACGGGCCCAGTTTGCGCCTTCATTCATTTAACGTCGAATACGGCGCCATGGCGGCGCCGCGCCCGCTCTTAATGGTTTCCGCCACCGGAGACTGGACGGATGAAACGCTGCGGGTTGAATACCCAGCCGTCAAATCCATCTATTCACTGTATGAAGCGGAAGATAAAGTAAAGACTGTCCAGATAGACGCGCCGCATAATTACAATCAACAGAGCAGAGAACATGTCTACGCCTGGTTTGATCGCTGGTTTTTCGATGGAGACAGCGACCGCCTGGACGAGACTCCCTTTGAGGTCGATACGGAAGCATTAAAAATTTTCCCCAATGGACTCGCCGATTATCCAGACAACGCGATTGACGAAAACGGTTTGCGTGAATATTGGATTCAGGAAAGCAAGTCGCAATTACAACAAGCGTATCCCAATTCAGAATTACAACTGCGGACGCTCAAGCGCCGGGGCGCTACGATTTTGACTCATGCGATGGGCGCCCAAACTCCACCCGCTAATGAGATTGTTGTAGAGCGAATCGAACGTGAAAAAACAGATACGCGTATGATCGAACGAATCGCAATCGGGCGACGCGGCGTGGGTGAGCGCATCGACGCGTGGTTCGCCTGGCCGCAAGACGGCAAGCATCTTAAAGACGCGGTTCTCATTTTGTCCGACCTCCCCTTTGAGTCGTTCAATTCAGACTCCGACCCATTGCTGAAAGGGTTATTAGACAGCGGGCGCGCGGTAATGATCGCGAATGTGTATAAACCCAACGCCCTAAAACCGACCCGCTCGCCAGAAGAGGTATCGCATTTTTATACTTACAACCCCAGCGATACCGCCTTGCGCGTACAGGATAGTTTAACCTGCTTGTCTTATTTGGAATCCCGCGCAGACATCGATAAAATTTCCCTGGTTGGCATAGGAAACGCCGGGTTATGGAGTCTATTGGCGGGCGTCTTGCATGACGGCGTTGATGCGATCATTGCAAACGTCTCGCAATTTGACCTGGACTCTGACGAAGCCTATTTGCAGCGTTTGTTTGTCCCCCATATCCAACGGGCGGGCGGATTACAGATGGCGCAGGCGGTCATAGCGCCGCGACCGCTCTTCATCCACAACACGGGAGAAGCGTTCCAAACCAAATGGGCCAAAGACGCGTATAACACTCTTGGCAAGACGGACGCGCTCAAAACCCAAACGCAACTCGCCGGCAATGAAGAGATGTTGAACTGGCTTCTACAAAACTAA
- a CDS encoding glycosyltransferase family 39 protein: MTQMLRNPRIAMTALLLLGFLLRVVGLEYCPPAMNSDELLKAFDGASVYLTGMDHHGARWPLFFKQSGEYSPPLYIYFSGLFSAPFGVNPYTLRLPSAILGTLCILLAYLAASRWRDQTTGWIAAALVALSPWNVHYSRIGWEAISLIPLQLCGLWLFLRWTQEDRKADLFLSASVFALTTYAYPTARLFTPIIGVGLLLCFFPKLKEKPKQSALGAGLFLLLQIPLVYALLTNYEAMQARWNFVSVFNHPDGIGLAAANYIKHLSPLFLFVTGNTNPGHQLPGGLALLVLAPFFVMGLVAIAQRKSSGDWLMVIWFLTFAIPSSLTYDRFDPASMPNALRSVNGMPILELIAAAGIGWLLQRVPKEKRYALGTVIAAAVIVNAGYIGYQTATVYPKQAARQNQYGMEEVIEYAEANKANYDRVVISHNVRLHPISLAVFSGRKPGPFSAKDYPKYVIPFYHYVPVYGDFRTDVYQRYAGQNLNSIARWYNLAPGKNLLIALPDEIGGAAPIHQIISLDGSVAYAIYETVN; this comes from the coding sequence ATGACTCAGATGTTGCGTAACCCTCGCATTGCAATGACGGCGCTATTATTGCTTGGATTTCTGCTCCGCGTCGTGGGGCTGGAGTATTGCCCGCCAGCGATGAATTCCGATGAACTGCTCAAAGCCTTCGACGGCGCCTCGGTTTACCTCACCGGGATGGACCACCACGGCGCGCGCTGGCCGCTGTTTTTTAAGCAATCCGGTGAATATAGCCCGCCGCTTTACATCTACTTCTCAGGTTTGTTCTCGGCGCCCTTTGGCGTGAATCCTTATACGCTGCGCCTGCCGTCCGCGATTTTAGGAACGCTTTGTATTCTTCTCGCGTATTTAGCCGCTTCACGTTGGCGCGACCAAACCACCGGATGGATCGCCGCCGCGCTGGTAGCGCTTTCGCCTTGGAACGTCCACTACAGCCGCATCGGTTGGGAAGCGATATCACTAATCCCGCTGCAACTATGTGGACTATGGTTATTTCTGCGCTGGACGCAAGAAGACCGCAAAGCAGACCTCTTTCTGTCCGCCTCTGTATTTGCGCTCACCACTTACGCCTATCCAACCGCGCGTTTATTCACACCGATTATCGGGGTGGGACTCTTGCTCTGCTTTTTTCCAAAATTAAAAGAGAAGCCAAAACAAAGCGCACTCGGCGCAGGCTTGTTTCTGTTGCTCCAAATTCCATTGGTTTATGCGTTGCTGACGAATTATGAAGCGATGCAGGCGCGTTGGAACTTCGTCTCAGTCTTCAATCATCCAGACGGCATTGGATTAGCCGCCGCCAATTATATTAAGCATCTTTCGCCCTTGTTTTTATTCGTAACCGGCAATACCAATCCCGGTCATCAACTGCCCGGCGGTTTGGCGTTGTTGGTTCTTGCTCCGTTTTTCGTCATGGGACTGGTTGCCATCGCCCAGCGAAAATCAAGCGGGGATTGGTTGATGGTCATTTGGTTTCTGACGTTTGCGATCCCGTCCAGTTTGACCTACGACCGCTTCGACCCGGCTTCGATGCCCAATGCGCTTCGTTCGGTCAACGGGATGCCGATACTAGAACTGATTGCCGCCGCCGGAATCGGCTGGCTTCTACAAAGAGTTCCGAAAGAAAAACGATACGCACTTGGAACCGTTATCGCCGCAGCCGTCATTGTGAACGCGGGATATATCGGCTACCAAACCGCAACGGTGTATCCAAAGCAGGCGGCCCGGCAAAATCAATATGGTATGGAGGAAGTGATAGAATACGCAGAGGCCAACAAAGCGAACTACGACCGCGTGGTCATCTCACACAATGTCCGCCTACACCCAATTTCGCTTGCCGTCTTTTCAGGGAGAAAACCCGGCCCATTTTCCGCGAAAGATTACCCCAAATACGTCATCCCGTTTTATCACTATGTTCCGGTGTATGGAGATTTCCGAACGGATGTCTATCAACGCTATGCGGGGCAAAATTTAAACAGCATTGCGCGTTGGTACAACTTGGCGCCGGGCAAGAATTTGTTGATTGCGCTACCCGATGAAATTGGCGGAGCAGCACCGATTCATCAAATTATATCGCTGGATGGTTCGGTCGCGTATGCGATTTACGAAACCGTGAACTAG
- a CDS encoding ferredoxin--NADP reductase: protein MIRKLDYNAIVIQRIEISPGLIILRVAPDEEMFTFTPGQYTTLGLKRNTKRLGGCDPEPEEQKQRDPEEMIRRAYSIASSSKENSYLDIYLALVSNGELTPRLFNLQIGDLVYLGPRATGMFTLDKVPPEKHVCLAATGTGLAPYISMVRTQLLNIPERKFVIVHGARYSWDLGYRDELISLERFCPNLHYFPVISRKRDDLTWAGHSGYVQDILQKLMTKEIEIDPKLSSDQYEVFLCGNPKMIEDSIVELDKSGFKKDERKSPGTIHVEEYW from the coding sequence ATGATACGAAAACTCGACTATAACGCAATAGTGATCCAGCGGATTGAAATTTCGCCAGGGCTTATCATCTTGCGCGTCGCCCCGGATGAGGAGATGTTTACGTTTACGCCCGGTCAATACACCACATTAGGGCTTAAACGAAATACGAAACGGCTGGGAGGCTGCGACCCGGAACCGGAAGAACAGAAACAACGCGACCCGGAAGAAATGATCCGCCGGGCGTACTCCATTGCCTCATCCAGCAAAGAAAATTCCTACCTTGATATCTATCTTGCGCTCGTGTCCAACGGCGAACTGACTCCACGGTTGTTTAATCTTCAAATTGGCGACCTGGTTTATTTGGGGCCTCGCGCGACCGGGATGTTCACACTGGATAAGGTTCCACCCGAAAAGCATGTTTGCCTGGCAGCCACTGGCACAGGGCTGGCGCCTTACATTAGCATGGTGCGCACCCAGTTACTGAACATACCAGAGCGAAAATTTGTCATCGTACACGGCGCCCGCTACTCATGGGACCTTGGCTATCGCGATGAGTTAATTTCGCTTGAGCGCTTTTGCCCCAATCTTCATTACTTTCCGGTAATCTCCCGCAAACGGGATGACCTCACCTGGGCCGGGCATTCAGGATATGTTCAGGACATCCTACAAAAACTCATGACCAAAGAAATTGAGATTGATCCAAAATTATCGAGCGATCAGTACGAGGTATTTTTGTGCGGGAACCCGAAAATGATCGAAGACTCGATTGTCGAATTAGATAAATCGGGATTCAAGAAGGATGAGAGAAAATCGCCGGGAACAATTCACGTAGAGGAATACTGGTAA
- a CDS encoding sulfatase has translation MKISRRHFMASTSAALASHGAVASSKNESRPPNVIFIFPDQMRGQAMGCMGNPDVKTPNIDRLAKEGILFPNTVANTPVCCAARACLLTGKYASANGMIANDLRLRESETSIAELMGAAGYKTGFIGKWHLDGGKRLPGFVPPGPRRQGFDYWAANQCSHRHFDNHYFRDTDEPIPIKKFEPEGWTDLTLEFIQANQTNPFFLMVGMGPPHNPYGAPKKYEDMYDPEAITLRPNWKPGTELGSKEDIAKYYAAITAIDDQVGRILDQLDQLGLTDDTIVIFTSDHGDMLGSHGLRLKRKPHEESAVVPGIVRYPKNARQNHVSEAMFTHVDMAPTMLGLCGLDVPREMQGSDLSAYIEGKTDKSPDSAFMQIFGPYAHGTVENAWRGVRTERYMYARYQDKPWLLFDLKNDPYQMNNLVGNPKYAPVQQNLDARTLAWMDATGDSWESNWKARVEEKGALYQHETFYTVDEYLNWARKNPEIAPIQPTQ, from the coding sequence GTGAAAATTTCCCGTCGGCATTTTATGGCTTCCACCTCTGCGGCGCTCGCAAGTCATGGAGCAGTCGCATCTTCGAAGAATGAGTCGCGCCCGCCAAACGTCATCTTTATTTTTCCCGATCAGATGCGCGGGCAAGCGATGGGCTGCATGGGCAACCCCGACGTTAAAACGCCGAATATCGACCGCCTGGCGAAAGAAGGCATCCTGTTTCCAAACACGGTCGCCAATACGCCGGTCTGCTGCGCGGCGCGCGCGTGTCTGCTAACAGGCAAGTACGCCAGCGCCAATGGCATGATCGCCAACGACCTGCGACTGCGGGAATCCGAAACCAGCATCGCTGAATTGATGGGCGCCGCTGGCTACAAGACAGGCTTCATCGGTAAATGGCACTTGGACGGTGGAAAGCGCTTGCCGGGGTTCGTCCCGCCGGGGCCAAGGCGACAAGGCTTCGATTACTGGGCGGCCAACCAATGCAGCCACCGCCATTTTGATAACCACTATTTTCGTGATACCGACGAGCCTATCCCTATCAAAAAATTTGAGCCGGAAGGCTGGACTGACCTGACGCTTGAATTCATACAAGCGAACCAGACCAATCCATTTTTCCTGATGGTGGGCATGGGGCCGCCGCATAACCCCTACGGCGCACCAAAAAAATATGAGGATATGTATGATCCAGAAGCGATCACGCTTCGCCCCAACTGGAAACCTGGAACGGAACTCGGCAGCAAGGAAGACATCGCCAAATATTACGCTGCGATCACTGCGATTGATGACCAGGTCGGGCGCATTCTCGATCAGTTAGATCAACTGGGTCTCACCGATGACACCATCGTTATTTTTACATCTGATCACGGCGACATGTTGGGGTCGCACGGGCTGCGCCTCAAGCGCAAACCGCACGAAGAATCAGCCGTGGTTCCAGGGATCGTGCGCTATCCAAAGAACGCGCGTCAGAACCATGTCAGCGAGGCGATGTTCACCCATGTTGACATGGCGCCCACCATGCTCGGACTGTGTGGGCTTGATGTACCAAGAGAAATGCAGGGCAGCGACCTGTCCGCGTATATCGAAGGCAAAACCGACAAAAGCCCCGATTCCGCCTTCATGCAAATTTTCGGCCCCTACGCTCACGGGACTGTAGAAAACGCATGGCGCGGCGTTCGCACGGAACGGTATATGTACGCCCGCTATCAAGATAAACCCTGGCTATTATTTGATCTTAAAAATGACCCCTATCAAATGAATAACCTGGTTGGCAATCCAAAATACGCCCCTGTCCAACAAAATTTAGACGCCAGGACGCTCGCCTGGATGGACGCGACTGGCGATTCATGGGAGAGCAATTGGAAAGCGAGAGTGGAAGAGAAGGGCGCTCTCTATCAACACGAAACCTTTTACACCGTGGATGAATATTTGAACTGGGCGCGAAAAAACCCAGAAATCGCACCAATTCAACCAACTCAGTAA
- a CDS encoding PhoH family protein: protein MRKNYVIDTSVLLDNPKCIEILRNGSENEIYLPYTVVLELDGLKHDKRLAPVVSRAVDEIEESQYVKIIGVNKKSSQNGNGDLRILEDIKDAELQDPILVTNDKLFRVLSKYHSVRSEPFEESIPFQSESQLYTGFTEEGDDFIPNSFTWENGKPVFNMTPTERRVIDYDHKIWNVRPINVYQNLAFELMMNEHINLVSIQSKAGYGKSYIALAAAMHLAIQEKQYEKIYLVKPTIEIGEGLGFLPGDIEDKVEPYIRYLRNLIYKLHMQRGSKCSRIFTEDSTPQKLKLNTEIFEVLPIAYIRGMNIENAVVIIDETQNLSRVEARSLLTRMSHGTKCICLGDVEQIDNRYLNKFNNGLNWIVKTCLGEPGYGHIVLKGDRSRGPICDMILRKGL from the coding sequence ATGCGGAAGAATTATGTAATTGATACAAGCGTTCTCCTCGATAACCCCAAGTGTATCGAGATTCTTCGGAACGGCAGTGAAAATGAGATTTATCTTCCATACACCGTCGTCCTGGAATTAGATGGACTCAAACACGACAAACGCCTCGCCCCAGTCGTCTCACGCGCAGTGGATGAAATTGAAGAAAGCCAATATGTCAAAATCATCGGCGTAAACAAAAAATCAAGCCAAAACGGCAACGGCGACCTACGCATCCTGGAAGACATCAAAGACGCCGAATTGCAAGACCCCATCCTCGTCACAAACGACAAATTGTTTCGAGTTCTCTCAAAATACCATTCCGTTCGCAGCGAACCATTCGAAGAGTCGATCCCGTTTCAATCAGAATCGCAACTCTACACCGGGTTCACCGAAGAAGGCGACGACTTTATCCCGAATTCGTTTACCTGGGAAAACGGCAAGCCCGTATTCAACATGACGCCAACCGAACGCCGCGTCATTGATTATGACCACAAAATCTGGAACGTGCGCCCCATTAACGTCTACCAAAATCTCGCGTTTGAATTGATGATGAACGAGCATATCAACTTAGTCTCCATTCAATCAAAAGCGGGTTACGGAAAGTCGTATATCGCGCTTGCGGCGGCCATGCACCTTGCCATACAAGAAAAGCAATACGAAAAAATCTACTTGGTCAAGCCGACCATTGAAATTGGCGAAGGCTTAGGCTTCTTGCCTGGCGACATAGAAGATAAAGTCGAGCCTTACATCCGTTATTTGCGCAACCTGATTTATAAACTTCACATGCAGCGCGGCAGCAAATGCAGCCGCATCTTCACCGAAGATTCGACCCCGCAAAAACTGAAACTCAATACCGAAATATTTGAAGTTCTCCCCATCGCCTACATTCGCGGCATGAACATCGAAAACGCCGTGGTCATCATCGACGAGACGCAGAACCTCTCCCGCGTCGAAGCGCGCAGCCTGTTGACGCGCATGAGCCACGGAACGAAATGTATTTGCTTGGGCGATGTCGAGCAAATTGATAACCGCTATCTCAACAAATTCAACAACGGACTCAACTGGATCGTCAAAACCTGCCTCGGCGAACCCGGCTATGGCCACATTGTGCTGAAAGGCGACCGCAGCCGCGGCCCGATCTGCGACATGATTTTGCGCAAAGGCTTATAA
- a CDS encoding ABC transporter permease — protein sequence MRYEWFIAKRYLKPQGGATFIFHLTLISMIGVALGVASLVVVLSVMNGFAHDVRAKILEGISHVIIRYDNGIADYQKQLPQFAELNNVKAVSPAIIDAGALFVTDARNPRQMFVTFLGIDPDLDVSNVKDKIILGSLDRLQNEKAPQTDEMVPLDQLEQQDDPGIIIGKELAASFFGLYNIDSSIDEGMLQQVIGRRLTLITIPKMTDTFSTGAIQKLIFRVDGVFESGNYEFDSSWAYMSIPSAQYLLNLENRITLIQFMLDDFSEEKTEQTWEEIYTFNHSMNGRGNVQTWKDMRSAYFEAIKMEKVTMTIILRIIILVATFNIIATLFMVVTEKTQDIGLLRALGAGRNNILMLFLSLGTLIGFIGVILGLIIGYGICWFIQVYPIELPGGNSVYVLRYIPCKPEMMDFLWVMFYTFLISLLASIYPAFRASRSVIVDSLRFS from the coding sequence ATGCGGTATGAATGGTTTATCGCCAAGCGCTACTTAAAGCCCCAAGGCGGCGCCACGTTTATTTTTCATCTCACGTTAATCAGCATGATCGGCGTTGCGTTGGGCGTCGCGTCGCTGGTGGTCGTGCTTTCCGTCATGAACGGGTTTGCGCATGACGTTCGCGCCAAAATCCTCGAAGGCATCTCGCATGTTATTATTCGGTATGACAATGGCATTGCCGACTACCAAAAACAATTGCCCCAATTCGCTGAACTCAACAATGTGAAAGCCGTTTCGCCCGCCATTATTGACGCTGGCGCTCTATTTGTCACGGACGCCAGAAATCCCCGCCAGATGTTTGTCACTTTTTTAGGAATTGATCCTGATCTCGATGTTTCAAACGTGAAAGATAAAATTATACTCGGTTCGCTTGATCGCCTGCAAAACGAAAAGGCCCCTCAAACAGACGAAATGGTGCCTCTCGACCAACTGGAGCAGCAGGATGATCCGGGAATTATCATCGGCAAAGAATTAGCGGCCAGTTTTTTTGGTTTGTATAACATCGACAGCTCCATTGATGAAGGAATGTTGCAGCAAGTAATCGGCAGGCGTCTGACATTGATTACCATCCCAAAAATGACAGACACATTCTCAACCGGCGCGATTCAAAAATTGATTTTCAGAGTCGATGGAGTTTTTGAGTCGGGAAATTATGAATTTGATTCCAGCTGGGCGTATATGTCGATTCCATCGGCGCAATATCTTCTCAATTTAGAGAACCGCATTACCTTAATTCAGTTTATGTTGGATGATTTTAGCGAAGAGAAAACCGAACAGACGTGGGAAGAAATTTATACATTCAATCATAGTATGAATGGCAGAGGCAATGTTCAAACGTGGAAAGATATGCGCTCGGCGTATTTTGAAGCGATCAAGATGGAAAAAGTCACGATGACCATTATCCTGCGCATCATCATTCTGGTCGCGACGTTTAATATTATCGCGACGCTGTTTATGGTCGTGACCGAAAAAACCCAGGACATTGGATTATTGCGAGCACTCGGCGCCGGGCGCAACAACATCCTGATGTTGTTTCTGTCGCTGGGGACGCTGATTGGTTTTATCGGCGTCATCCTCGGCTTAATCATCGGGTATGGAATCTGCTGGTTTATACAAGTGTATCCAATCGAATTGCCCGGCGGAAATAGCGTCTATGTGCTGCGCTATATTCCATGCAAACCCGAAATGATGGATTTTCTTTGGGTAATGTTTTACACCTTTCTCATTAGCCTGCTGGCTTCCATTTACCCTGCGTTTCGCGCTTCAAGATCAGTGATTGTTGATTCGCTGCGCTTCTCTTAG
- a CDS encoding sodium:solute symporter family protein: protein MLGIHIIDWLVLFAYLVGVTIIGVMAANKVKNTVDFFLGGRQFRKTFMLFYSFGSGTHSDQAVSVARKTYTNGLSGIWYQWLWLFCTPFYWTIAPIFRRMRALTTGDYFNMRYGHSVAALYAGICILQLVVNIATMLKGSGAMITASTGGAFSEFWAIAILTVLFVVYGIAGGLRAAILTDFIQGILTIFLSFLVLPFALHLVGGISGLKDTIADPAMFSLVAPGEITAFYIAVIAFNGLIGIVTQPHIMSCCAAGLTEMDNRVGFCYGNMLKRFCTVAWTITGLCAIALYPGLTSDAQIDQTYGLMARDILPTIAPGLLGLFIASILAAVMSSCDAWMISSSALFTENVYKPYVAPTKSQAHYVFIGRVTAGLIILGSVAFALSLDSVIEGLETFWKIQAMMGIAFWIGLFWRRATPAAAWACTLSAFFVLLVTSNKLSFIFDMNAFAVNYLPAVTVYDGEFRLPFQMLSYLSVGAIVMVAVSLMTKRADETKLNQLYRCLNTPVQDGENPTEPFELPENSQPEQRTKIINHPDWEFYVPTKTDTYGFLFAWIWVAALIGGVYYFLAS from the coding sequence ATGCTTGGGATTCATATTATCGACTGGCTAGTTTTATTTGCCTACCTAGTCGGCGTCACCATCATCGGCGTCATGGCCGCCAACAAAGTCAAAAATACCGTTGACTTCTTTTTGGGCGGACGCCAGTTTCGAAAAACCTTCATGCTGTTCTATTCGTTTGGTTCAGGAACCCACTCCGACCAAGCGGTTTCAGTTGCGCGTAAAACCTACACCAATGGGCTGTCGGGCATCTGGTATCAATGGCTGTGGCTGTTTTGCACGCCGTTCTATTGGACGATTGCGCCCATCTTCCGCCGGATGCGCGCTCTGACTACTGGCGACTATTTCAACATGCGCTATGGTCATTCGGTTGCCGCCCTGTATGCGGGAATTTGTATCCTGCAACTTGTTGTGAACATTGCCACCATGCTTAAAGGCAGCGGGGCCATGATTACCGCCTCCACTGGCGGCGCCTTTAGTGAATTTTGGGCGATTGCGATTCTCACCGTATTATTTGTCGTATACGGCATCGCGGGCGGCCTACGGGCAGCGATCCTGACTGACTTTATACAAGGCATCCTGACCATATTTCTTTCGTTCTTGGTGTTGCCCTTTGCACTGCATTTAGTAGGCGGAATATCAGGACTAAAAGACACTATCGCCGATCCTGCAATGTTCTCATTAGTCGCTCCCGGTGAGATCACGGCCTTCTATATTGCCGTCATTGCATTCAACGGATTGATCGGCATCGTGACTCAACCGCATATCATGAGTTGTTGCGCAGCGGGTCTAACCGAAATGGACAACCGCGTCGGCTTTTGTTACGGCAACATGCTTAAGCGGTTCTGCACCGTTGCATGGACCATCACCGGATTATGCGCCATTGCCTTATACCCCGGCTTGACCTCAGACGCACAAATCGACCAGACCTACGGTCTGATGGCGCGCGACATTCTGCCCACCATCGCGCCCGGGTTACTGGGGCTTTTCATCGCTTCGATTTTGGCGGCCGTCATGTCGTCCTGCGATGCGTGGATGATCTCATCGTCAGCCTTGTTCACTGAAAATGTGTATAAGCCCTATGTCGCGCCAACCAAATCTCAAGCGCACTATGTATTTATCGGGCGCGTTACGGCTGGCTTAATCATTCTCGGCAGCGTGGCATTCGCCCTCTCGCTTGATTCTGTGATCGAAGGGTTGGAAACGTTCTGGAAAATCCAAGCCATGATGGGCATCGCATTTTGGATCGGCCTGTTCTGGCGCCGCGCCACGCCAGCCGCCGCCTGGGCGTGTACGCTATCTGCATTTTTCGTGCTGCTTGTGACATCTAATAAATTGTCATTCATTTTCGATATGAATGCGTTTGCGGTAAATTATCTTCCAGCGGTTACTGTCTATGACGGCGAATTTCGCTTACCGTTTCAAATGCTTTCCTATCTCAGCGTGGGCGCCATCGTGATGGTAGCCGTTAGCCTGATGACAAAACGGGCGGACGAAACCAAATTGAATCAACTCTACCGCTGCCTGAACACGCCAGTCCAAGACGGCGAAAATCCAACGGAACCGTTCGAGTTGCCCGAAAATTCACAACCCGAACAACGGACGAAAATCATCAATCATCCTGATTGGGAATTTTACGTTCCAACTAAAACAGATACTTATGGTTTCTTGTTCGCTTGGATTTGGGTCGCAGCGTTGATTGGCGGCGTCTACTATTTCCTTGCGTCCTGA